In Methanomicrobium antiquum, one DNA window encodes the following:
- a CDS encoding type IV pilin N-terminal domain-containing protein, whose amino-acid sequence MKKRTNELNFLKRAEEGVSPVIGEMLMLSLVLILVSLFAVSAGQYIPQDREPSLTIMTTGNPEDNCNLTLWHKGGDTVQKRDIKVIFSKDDDRNVYYSDNITINGVSDSMNFMPGDSMKISTGVDIRGYDVQMVVSKSVIYFGRVKN is encoded by the coding sequence ATGAAAAAAAGAACCAATGAATTAAATTTTTTGAAGAGAGCCGAAGAGGGAGTATCTCCTGTTATTGGAGAGATGCTTATGTTAAGTCTTGTTTTAATCCTTGTCTCTCTCTTTGCAGTTTCTGCAGGGCAATACATTCCACAGGACAGGGAGCCTTCCTTAACTATAATGACAACAGGGAATCCGGAAGACAACTGCAATCTGACATTATGGCATAAAGGCGGAGATACAGTACAAAAGCGTGATATCAAGGTGATTTTTTCAAAGGATGATGACAGAAATGTTTATTATTCTGATAATATCACCATTAACGGCGTTTCTGATTCCATGAATTTCATGCCTGGTGATTCTATGAAAATATCCACTGGAGTGGATATCAGAGGCTATGATGTACAGATGGTAGTTTCGAAGTCTGTAATTTATTTTGGGAGGGTTAAGAATTGA
- a CDS encoding type II secretion system F family protein, giving the protein MNLQNNFLISSLNTEEFQKSLKAAHIPVPAAEYLLLLILGTVLAGMNYILIVNFLILLEIEINPISFLPLQTTAVLLFFVLVLGIFLFAYMYPQTIATGRKTKIELELPYAITYMQALSTTMTLFSIFKSVAENKDLYGEVSEECGMIVRDVEYFGDDLLTAMRNLQEYTPSPNFSELLNDLAMVFKTGGSMTDFFASKSAHFRETAMQELENTLKTMEIMAEIYVTAFVAGPIAIMIMIVAQNLSGQSTIDLLEPLMYIGLPIGATAMIFLLYIMMPPDSLSVSKKEVAQAEYIDTNIEKDNPEIIDDKFLKNLQAKKQAIKIKSILRNPLRYYVSDYQYGLVFGMLLAFVVLLLHMNGFIAEIFPDYSFEAFICIMLIAFMLPITFAYEARNWYLKRFESQLPGFLREISDMKDMGMTLQSAIHIIAQSKIGVLTSEVKIASEEIKMGTSVSGALYKLEERIGLVSVKRAISLVIKASEITDHLREILAIAVGDLEHYLKMKNERFGVSFIYVAIIYLSYGIFLYSAYQLNVSFVESFKDFDINFNLAANISEMFHISIILGFFSGIMAGQLSSNNILAGLKHSMVFMAASLVLFAVIIQV; this is encoded by the coding sequence ATGAATTTACAGAATAATTTTCTTATATCCTCCCTAAACACAGAAGAGTTTCAAAAATCTCTTAAGGCAGCTCATATCCCTGTACCTGCGGCAGAATACCTTCTGCTTTTAATTCTTGGAACTGTTCTTGCAGGGATGAACTATATACTGATAGTCAATTTTTTGATACTTCTTGAAATAGAGATAAACCCGATATCATTTCTGCCGCTACAGACAACAGCTGTTCTTTTATTCTTTGTTCTTGTCTTAGGGATATTCCTCTTTGCATATATGTATCCGCAGACCATTGCAACAGGAAGAAAGACCAAAATTGAGCTTGAACTTCCATATGCAATAACATACATGCAGGCTCTTTCTACAACAATGACACTATTTTCCATTTTTAAGAGTGTTGCTGAGAACAAAGATCTCTATGGCGAGGTTTCAGAGGAGTGCGGTATGATAGTAAGGGATGTTGAATATTTCGGCGATGACCTTCTGACAGCTATGAGAAACTTACAGGAATACACACCATCTCCTAATTTTTCAGAACTTTTAAATGATTTAGCAATGGTTTTTAAGACAGGCGGCAGTATGACAGACTTTTTTGCCTCAAAATCTGCACATTTCCGCGAAACTGCAATGCAGGAACTTGAAAACACATTAAAAACAATGGAGATTATGGCGGAGATTTATGTAACCGCATTTGTTGCAGGTCCTATTGCAATTATGATAATGATTGTTGCACAAAATCTCTCCGGACAATCAACAATAGATCTTTTAGAGCCTCTTATGTACATTGGCCTTCCTATTGGTGCTACTGCCATGATCTTTCTTTTATACATCATGATGCCGCCCGACAGCCTGTCTGTCAGCAAAAAAGAGGTTGCACAGGCAGAATACATAGATACCAATATAGAAAAAGACAATCCTGAAATTATTGATGATAAATTTCTAAAAAATCTTCAGGCTAAAAAGCAGGCTATTAAAATAAAATCAATTTTGAGAAATCCACTTAGATACTATGTATCCGACTACCAGTATGGTCTTGTTTTTGGAATGCTTCTTGCATTTGTAGTGCTTCTTTTGCATATGAATGGTTTTATTGCAGAAATATTTCCAGATTATTCATTTGAAGCATTTATCTGTATCATGCTCATTGCATTTATGCTTCCAATAACATTTGCATATGAAGCCAGAAACTGGTATCTTAAGAGATTTGAATCCCAGCTTCCCGGATTTCTTAGGGAAATTTCCGATATGAAAGATATGGGAATGACACTTCAAAGTGCTATTCATATAATTGCACAAAGCAAAATAGGAGTTTTAACATCAGAAGTTAAAATTGCATCAGAAGAAATTAAGATGGGTACAAGCGTTTCCGGTGCATTGTACAAACTTGAAGAAAGAATTGGTCTTGTATCTGTTAAAAGAGCAATATCCCTTGTTATTAAGGCAAGTGAAATCACAGATCACCTGAGAGAAATTCTTGCAATTGCTGTAGGCGACCTTGAACACTACCTGAAGATGAAAAACGAAAGATTTGGTGTGTCTTTTATCTATGTCGCAATAATTTATCTATCATATGGAATATTTCTTTATTCTGCATACCAGTTAAACGTCTCATTTGTGGAAAGTTTTAAGGATTTTGATATTAATTTCAACCTTGCCGCTAACATCTCGGAAATGTTTCACATATCAATTATTCTTGGTTTTTTTTCAGGAATTATGGCAGGACAGCTTAGCTCAAATAACATCCTTGCAGGATTAAAGCACAGCATGGTTTTCATGGCGGCATCGCTTGTTTTGTTCGCGGTTATAATACAGGTATAA
- a CDS encoding type II/IV secretion system ATPase subunit, which translates to MSDIILASEREKKPELKPDSKKDTESESCTRISEPKDKSDNSDFEYDFEFESAEPLDESLIKTSIESENLREYKKKPVSDTNNKKTNELFKSANDLRSKLFSGKEKDDNELKNKKTNRLKKAVSYKNFILKSGNKRELSDISDTKKKDIENDTSNIKKSALKNYLESISEITSVLNPKNQAVYPELKPHIFDYPPVPDIKDFKGETDDEILDRYWLKPPHSYAVIINDKDKNRKYLVFEPKISEKEHLILEETDAQLRSAILYDRNLQKEELKFDSEMILRIIKNLDPEITPNRTGIICYYLERNFQGYGKLDPLMHDEGIEDITCNGPDIPVFIFHRKYSNLPVNILFDANELNKFVLKIAQKADKQLSLTAPLVDAALPEGARAQITYTDVVSSKGSSFTIRKFKADPMTPVDLIDYGTYDAEILAFIWLCVENRKSAIVVGGTASGKTSMMNAFSLFIPHFAKIVSIEDTREIQMPHKNWLPMKTRESASESGKGNVDMFSLLKTALRQRPEYIIVGEVRGAEAQTLFQAMNTGHTTYSTLHAGGVEQAINRLTTNPINVPVAMFGALDLMIIQQLQYIGGRMVRRCITIDEVVAEKDQISYNVLYKWNPAKDNFRRVAKESRIINEIAYSHGWSIDETLRQVEIRKEILEGLLRHNIRNSDEITKVFDEFSKSGRYEFTE; encoded by the coding sequence ATGTCTGATATAATTTTAGCATCTGAAAGAGAAAAAAAACCGGAATTAAAACCTGATTCTAAAAAAGATACTGAATCAGAATCATGCACAAGAATTTCAGAACCAAAAGATAAAAGTGATAATTCTGACTTTGAATATGACTTTGAATTTGAATCAGCTGAACCTTTAGATGAATCTCTAATTAAAACTTCTATTGAGAGTGAAAATTTAAGGGAATATAAAAAAAAGCCTGTTTCAGACACTAATAACAAAAAAACAAATGAATTATTCAAGTCTGCAAATGATTTGCGGAGTAAATTATTTTCAGGTAAAGAAAAGGATGATAATGAATTAAAAAACAAAAAAACAAACCGGTTAAAAAAGGCAGTCAGTTATAAAAATTTCATTTTGAAATCCGGTAATAAAAGAGAATTATCTGATATAAGCGATACGAAAAAAAAGGATATTGAAAACGATACATCTAATATAAAAAAATCAGCTCTTAAAAATTACCTTGAATCAATAAGTGAAATTACATCGGTTTTAAATCCAAAAAACCAGGCAGTTTATCCAGAATTAAAACCACATATATTTGACTATCCCCCCGTTCCTGATATAAAAGACTTCAAAGGAGAAACAGATGATGAGATACTTGACCGCTACTGGTTAAAACCTCCTCATTCTTATGCAGTTATTATAAATGACAAAGACAAAAACAGAAAATATCTTGTATTTGAACCAAAAATATCTGAAAAAGAACATTTAATTCTTGAAGAAACTGATGCACAGCTTAGATCAGCAATCCTTTATGACCGAAATCTTCAAAAAGAAGAGCTTAAATTTGATTCTGAGATGATTCTTCGCATAATAAAAAATCTTGATCCGGAAATTACTCCTAATAGAACAGGAATAATATGCTATTATCTGGAGAGAAATTTCCAGGGCTACGGGAAGCTTGATCCTCTGATGCATGACGAGGGAATTGAGGATATAACATGCAACGGCCCTGACATTCCTGTCTTCATATTCCACAGGAAATACTCAAATCTGCCTGTAAATATTTTATTTGACGCAAATGAACTGAATAAATTTGTCCTTAAAATTGCACAAAAAGCCGATAAACAGCTTTCATTAACAGCTCCACTGGTTGATGCCGCTCTTCCTGAAGGAGCGCGTGCACAGATTACGTATACCGACGTTGTCTCCTCAAAAGGAAGTTCATTTACAATAAGAAAATTTAAGGCAGATCCTATGACGCCTGTTGACTTAATTGACTACGGGACGTATGATGCGGAAATTTTAGCATTCATATGGCTTTGTGTTGAAAACAGAAAAAGCGCAATTGTTGTTGGGGGAACCGCATCAGGAAAAACTTCAATGATGAACGCATTTTCACTTTTTATCCCTCATTTTGCAAAAATTGTTTCAATTGAAGATACCCGTGAGATTCAGATGCCACATAAAAACTGGCTTCCGATGAAGACACGTGAGAGTGCCTCAGAATCAGGAAAGGGAAATGTCGATATGTTCTCGCTTTTAAAAACAGCGCTCAGGCAAAGACCTGAATATATAATTGTCGGAGAAGTAAGAGGCGCTGAAGCCCAGACTCTTTTTCAGGCAATGAACACAGGACACACTACATACTCAACTTTGCATGCAGGAGGTGTTGAACAGGCAATTAACCGACTGACAACAAACCCGATTAATGTACCTGTCGCAATGTTTGGAGCACTTGACCTGATGATAATCCAGCAACTCCAGTATATAGGCGGAAGAATGGTCAGGCGTTGTATAACAATAGATGAGGTTGTGGCAGAAAAAGATCAGATCTCTTATAATGTGCTTTACAAATGGAATCCTGCAAAGGATAATTTCAGAAGAGTTGCCAAAGAATCAAGAATAATAAATGAGATTGCATATAGTCATGGCTGGAGTATTGATGAAACCCTAAGACAGGTGGAAATCAGAAAAGAGATTCTTGAGGGTCTTTTGAGGCATAATATCCGAAATTCGGATGAGATAACAAAAGTGTTTGACGAATTTTCAAAGAGCGGCAGATATGAATTTACAGAATAA